The region TTCCGAAGTGCTCGTACCCGATCTCCTCGAACGGTTCCGCCTCTCCACTCTCGTCGAGGAGGACGATCCCCTCCTCCCGATCGACGACCGTTCCGATGCGGGTGACCATGAGCCCGGCTTCGGCGCGCACCGTCTCGACGAGATCCTCCTCCCCCGGCGAGGCCGTGAAGAGAAGCTCGAACTCCTCGCCGCCGTGGAGCACGAGAAGATCGCTTGACTCATCAAATGCTTCCGCGATGCGGAGGGCGGAGGGTTCCGCCGGAATGAGCGCGCGCTCGAGAACGAACCCGACCCCGCTCGCGCGCGCGAGGTGATGGATGTCGACCGAGAGACCGTCGCTCACGTCGATGAGGGACGTGACCGGGAAGCGGGTCGCGAGGATGCGCGCCGCCACGACGCGCGCCTGGGGTGCGAGGTAGCGGCGGACCGACTCGTGGAACTCCTCGCGGAGGGTGAGCTCCGGCGCGTTCTGGAGAAGATAGAGACCGGCCATCGGCCCGCCAAGCGCTCCGGTGACGAAGACATCGTCCCCGACCTCGGCGCCGGAGCGGGCGAGGATCCTCCCTCCGAACGGCTCGCCGACCGCGGAGAGGGCGAGCGTCACGTCGCTCATCGACGACACCGTGTCCCCGCCGACGAGATCGCAGCCGTACTTCCTCGCGCCGCGCGCGAGCCCGTGGTAGATCTCCTCCACCCGTTCGATCGAGAGCTCCGAAGGGGCCGAGAGCGCGACCGTCACCCACCGGGGCGCGCACCCCATCGCGGCGCAGTCGCTCACGGTGGCGGCGAGCGCCTTCTCCCCCACCTGGTCGGGGGAGATGAGATCGAAGCGGAAGTGGACCCACTCGGTGAACGCGTCGGTCGTGAGGACGAGGAGCCGCCCCCCCGCGTCGATCACCGCCGCGTCGTCGCCGATGCCCAGAAGCGTCCGCTCGCTCGGTTCCCCGACGATCTCGCGGATGCGCCGGATGATCGCGCGCTCGCCGATCTCGTCCAGGCTCATCGAGCGCCGGCCTCCTCTTCGAGCGGGCGGAGCGCGTCGGGAAGGCTCTCGATGAGATCGCCCGCGACGAGGCCCGCCTCGCCCTTCC is a window of Candidatus Eisenbacteria bacterium DNA encoding:
- the thiL gene encoding thiamine-phosphate kinase, producing the protein MSLDEIGERAIIRRIREIVGEPSERTLLGIGDDAAVIDAGGRLLVLTTDAFTEWVHFRFDLISPDQVGEKALAATVSDCAAMGCAPRWVTVALSAPSELSIERVEEIYHGLARGARKYGCDLVGGDTVSSMSDVTLALSAVGEPFGGRILARSGAEVGDDVFVTGALGGPMAGLYLLQNAPELTLREEFHESVRRYLAPQARVVAARILATRFPVTSLIDVSDGLSVDIHHLARASGVGFVLERALIPAEPSALRIAEAFDESSDLLVLHGGEEFELLFTASPGEEDLVETVRAEAGLMVTRIGTVVDREEGIVLLDESGEAEPFEEIGYEHFGKRAGGAGKKDRSPEDEETGTKH